The Castor canadensis chromosome 13, mCasCan1.hap1v2, whole genome shotgun sequence genome has a window encoding:
- the LOC109701748 gene encoding forkhead box protein K2-like has product MKKCSVTIGSNSSQGSVHVSMGHSSFISRRHLEVFTPHFYLRCLGKNGVFVDGVFPRRGAPPLQLPRVCTFRFLSTNIKITCTALSSEKREKQEAPESPVTPVQPRISPLTINIPDTMAHLISPLPCPKGTISAANSCLSRAPLPPTTPTSGGPGSSGYKMRRVMPSNLNLMADNSQPEQEKEASGGDSPKDESKPPYSCARLLVQAITMAPDKQLTLNGIYTHITKNSPRYRTADKGWQNSTRHNVSLNYQFIKVPRSQEEAGKGSFWKIDPASESKLVEQAFRKPRPRGVPCFRTPLGPLSSRSDPASPNHTGVLSAHSSGAQPPKSLSREGSPAPLELEPGGSQSKLAVIQEARFAQSAPGSPLSSQPVLITIQQQLPPAIKPVTYTVATPVTTSTSQPPVVQTVHVVHQIPAVSVTSVAGLAPANTYTVAGQAVVTQAVVLAPPKAEPQENGDHREVKVKAEPGPTIAHATLGTASRIIQVSQGTPVQTVTIVQQAPVGQHQLPIRTVTQNGTHVTPVPTAVHSQANNAAASPYTCWPPMHQHQRPCPQSARTVTRQSSQSSSGSKWKTVRASSLP; this is encoded by the exons ATGAAGAAGTGCTCTGTGACCATCGGGAGCAACTCGTCGCAGGGCTCGGTGCATGTAAGCATGGGCCATTCGAGCTTCATCTCGCGGCGCCACCTGGAGGTCTTCACGCCCC ACTTCTACCTGCGCTGCCTCGGCAAGAACGGCGTGTTCGTGGACGGCGTGTTCCCGCGGCGTGGGGCGCCGCCGCTGCAGCTGCCGCGAGTGTGCACATTCAGGTTTCTGAGCACAAACATCAAGATCACCTGCACTGCCCTGTCCAGTGAGAAGAGGGAGAAGCAGGAGGCACCTGAATCACCAGTGACGCCTGTGCAGCCACGCATCTCGCCCCTGACCATCAACATTCCAGATACCATGGCCCACCTCATcagtcccctcccctgccccaagGGAACCATCAGTGCTGCGAACTCCTGCTTATCCAgggctcccctcccccccaccacccccacctCCGGGGGACCAGGGTCTTCAGGGTACAAAATGAGGCGTGTGATGCCATCCAACCTCAATTTAATGGCTGACAATTCGCAGCCAGAACAGGAAAAGGAAGCTTCAGGTGGAGACAGTCCAAAGGATGAGTCAAAGCCACCTTATTCCTGTGCACGATTGCTAGTCCAAGCAATTACAATGGCTCCTGATAAACAACTCACCCTAAATGGAATTTATACACACATCACTAAAAATTCTCCACGCTACAGGACTGCagacaagggctggcagaattcAACCCGCCACAATGTCTCTCTGAACTATCAGTTCATCAAAGTGCCGCGTTCCCAGGAAGAAGCAGGCAAAGGCTCCTTCTGGAAGATAGACCCTGCCTCTGAGAGCAAACTGGTGGAGCAGGCATTCAGAAAACCGCGGCCTCGGGGTGTGCCCTGCTTCAGAACCCCTTTGGGGCCACTGTCCTCTAGGAGTGACCCAGCTTCTCCCAACCACACAGGAGTGCTGTCTGCTCATTCCAGTGGTGCCCAGCCCCCCAAGAGCCTGTCCAGGGAAGGGTCACCAGCCCCCCTGGAACTTGAGCCTGGAGGCTCACAGTCCAAACTTGCTGTCATCCAGGAGGCACGTTTTGCCCAGAGTGCACCAGGGTCACCTCTCTCTAGTCAGCCTGTCTTAATCACCATCCAGCAGCAGCTACCCCCAGCAATTAAGCCTGTCACCTACACTGTTGCGACCCCAGTgaccacctccacctcccagccACCTGTCGTGCAGACAGTTCATGTTGTCCACCAGATACCAGCGGTGTCAGTCACTAGTGTGGCTGGACTGGCCCCAGCAAACACATACACAGTTGCTGGACAAGCTGTGGTTACTCAGGCCGTGGTGCTGGCTCCTCCTAAGGCTGAACCACAAGAGAATGGAGACCACAGGGAAGTCAAAGTGAAAGCAGAGCCTGGTCCCACAATTGCCCATGCCACACTAGGCACTGCCAGCCGAATCATCCAGGTGTCACAGGGCACCCCTGTCCAGACAGTCACCATAGTACAGCAGGCACCTGTAGGTCAGCACCAGCTTCCAATAAGAACTGTAACACAGAATGGGACTCATGTGACACCAGTCCCCACTGCAGTGCACAGCCAGGCGAACAATGCAGCAGCAAGTCCCTACACATGTTGGCCACCCATGCATCAGCATCAGCGTCCCTGCCCACAAAGTGCCAGAACGGTGACCAGACAGAGCAGCCAGAGCTCAAGCGGATCAAAGTGGAAGACAGTGAGAGCATCGTCATTGCCCTAA
- the LOC109701749 gene encoding malignant fibrous histiocytoma-amplified sequence 1 homolog: MENMLCSSELAIDAKEVVEKCDVPKEHGNPNCFKVSALAEASLDLWFIVYDLVGDESYEVIQPFFLSPGALYVLVVNLATYEPRCFPTTVGSFLHRVGARVPHAVVCVVGTHAGGERVLEEKCLDIHRQIALQEKRDAQGLSCLAQVADEALAQDFELRSASPHAAYYGVSDKNLRRSKAHFQYLLNHRLQILSPVLPVSCRDPHQLQRLRDKLLSVAEHQEIFLNLHGVLPRSWQVLEELHFQPPQAQRLWLSWWDLAPLGLQAGLTEDRLQCALSYLHESGKLLYFEDSPAFKERVFHNLTRLIDILNVFFQRDASLLLHKLLLGTSGESEGEGDSSPGMALPSLGQDLLQVTQFHHYVEGFLLHGLLPAHVIRLLLKPHIQAQQDLQMLLELLEKMGLCYCLNKPKGKPLNGSTVWYKFPCYVQNEVPHAEAWINGTNLAGQSFVAEQLQMESNFPFTFPPGLFARYSVQINSHVVHRSDGKF, encoded by the exons ATGGAGAACATGCTCTGCAGTAGTGAACTGGCCATAGATGCCAAGGAAGTGGTTGAAAAATGTGATGTCCCCAAGGAGCATGGCAATCCAAA ttgctttaaagtatctgctttagcaGAAGCCTCCCTGGACCTGTGGTTCATTGTGTATGACTTAGTTGGGGATGAAAGCTATGAGGTGATCCAGCCCTTCTTCCTGTCCCCAGGGGCCCTGTATGTGCTGGTGGTCAATTTGGCCACCTATGAACCACGCTGTTTTCCCACCACTGTGGGCTCCTTCTTGCATCGGGTGGGGGCCCGTGTGCCTCATGCCGTGGTGTGCGTTGTGGGCACTCACGCGGGCGGGGAGCGGGTGCTGGAGGAGAAGTGTCTGGACATTCACCGCCAGATCGCCCTGCAGGAGAAGCGTGATGCACAGGGCCTCAGCTGTCTAGCTCAGGTGGCCGACGAGGCCCTGGCCCAGGACTTTGAACTGCGCTCTGCCAGCCCCCATGCGGCCTACTATGGTGTTTCGGACAAGAACCTGCGGAGGTCCAAGGCCCATTTTCAATACCTGCTCAACCACCGTCTGCAGATCCTCTCCCCGGTGTTGCCTGTTAGCTGCAGGGACCCTCACCAATTACAACGCCTTCGGGACAAGCTGCTCTCGGTAGCTGAGCACCAAGAAATCTTCCTCAACTTGCATGGAGTCCTGCCGAGGTCCTGGCAGGTGCTGGAGGAGCTGCACTTCCAGCCACCTCAGGCCCAGCGCCTTTGGCTGAGCTGGTGGGACTTGGCTCCCCTGGGCCTGCAGGCAGGTCTGACTGAGGACCGACTGCAGTGTGCCCTTTCTTACCTGCATGAGAGCGGCAAGCTGCTCTACTTTGAGGATAGCCCGGCCTTCAAGGAGCGTGTCTTCCACAACCTCACCCGCCTCATCGACATCCTCAATGTCTTTTTCCAGAGGGATGCCTCCTTGCTGCTGCATAAACTGCTCCTGGGGACCAGTGGAGAGAGTGAGGGCGAGGGAGATAGCTCCCCAGGGATGGCGCTGCCCAGCCTGGGCCAGGACCTGCTCCAGGTCACCCAATTCCATCATTATGTGGAAGGCTTTCTGCTGCATGGACTCCTGCCAGCCCATGTCATTCGATTGCTGCTTAAGCCTCATATCCAAGCCCAGCAGGACTTGCAGATGCTGCTGGAGCTGCTGGAGAAGATGGGACTCTGTTACTGCCTCAATAAACCCAAGGGCAAGCCTTTGAATGGGTCCACAGTTTGGTACAAGTTTCCATGCTATGTGCAGAACGAGGTGCCCCATGCAGAGGCCTGGATTAATGGGACCAACCTAGCTGGGCAGTCTTTTGTGGCTGAGCAATTGCAGATGGAGTCTAATTTTCCTTTTACCTTTCCACCTGGGTTGTTTGCACGCTACAGTGTCCAGATCAACAGCCATGTGGTGCATAGGTCGGATGGTAAATTTTAG